One window of Desulfobaculum bizertense DSM 18034 genomic DNA carries:
- the argH gene encoding argininosuccinate lyase codes for MSETKMWGGRFAAKTAASVEDYTSSQQYDRALYAEDISGSIAHAHMMAKQGVLTAEEAETLVNGLNSVREEIESGVFVWKKELEDVHMNIEARLTEIVGPLGGKLHTGRSRNDQVALDFRLHVTRRMREWQHLLAHLVESIVARADENRSVILPGCTHMQPAQPVSLAHHLLAYAQMFRRDSERAADCEKRANVSPLGAAALAGTTYAFEPSAVAEELGMNGVFANSMDAVSDRDFVVEAVFTGSMVMAHLSRLCEEIILWSNPAFGFIKLPDAFATGSSIMPQKKNPDVAELMRGKTGRVYGALNTLMTLIKGLPLAYNRDMQEDKEPFFDADRTVRASVSIMADMMAELGFDAERMRAACARGYLNATELADYLASKGLPFRQAHHVTGNAVGYAEKQGKGLEDLTLEELREFSELIEADVFEALAYETAVARRETSGGTGPNSVSRQISDLREWLGQYA; via the coding sequence ATGTCCGAAACAAAAATGTGGGGCGGACGTTTTGCGGCAAAGACCGCAGCTTCTGTTGAAGACTATACGTCCTCCCAGCAGTATGACCGTGCGCTGTACGCCGAAGATATTAGCGGTTCTATTGCTCATGCTCACATGATGGCAAAGCAGGGTGTGCTGACGGCAGAAGAAGCAGAGACTCTTGTTAACGGTCTGAATTCAGTCCGCGAAGAGATCGAAAGCGGCGTGTTTGTCTGGAAAAAAGAGCTTGAAGACGTTCACATGAACATCGAAGCTCGCCTGACTGAAATCGTTGGCCCGCTGGGTGGAAAGCTCCACACTGGCCGGAGCCGGAACGATCAGGTTGCTCTGGACTTCCGTCTGCACGTCACTCGCCGCATGCGTGAGTGGCAGCATTTGCTGGCGCATCTTGTGGAGAGCATTGTGGCGCGTGCCGATGAGAATCGTTCTGTGATTCTTCCCGGCTGTACGCACATGCAGCCTGCACAGCCTGTGAGCCTTGCGCATCACCTGCTTGCGTATGCCCAGATGTTCCGTCGTGACAGCGAGCGTGCTGCTGACTGCGAGAAGCGTGCGAATGTTTCTCCGCTCGGCGCTGCTGCTCTGGCAGGAACCACCTATGCCTTTGAGCCTTCTGCTGTTGCGGAAGAGCTGGGCATGAATGGTGTGTTTGCGAACTCTATGGATGCTGTTTCAGACCGCGATTTCGTTGTCGAGGCTGTGTTCACGGGGTCCATGGTGATGGCGCATCTCTCCCGCCTTTGCGAAGAGATTATTCTTTGGTCCAATCCCGCTTTTGGGTTCATTAAGCTGCCTGATGCGTTTGCAACAGGTTCCAGCATTATGCCTCAGAAGAAGAATCCCGACGTTGCCGAGCTGATGCGTGGCAAGACCGGTCGTGTGTATGGTGCCCTGAACACCTTGATGACGCTCATCAAGGGGCTGCCCCTCGCGTATAATCGCGACATGCAGGAGGACAAGGAACCATTTTTTGACGCTGACCGGACGGTGCGTGCATCTGTGTCCATTATGGCAGACATGATGGCTGAGCTTGGTTTTGACGCCGAGCGCATGCGTGCAGCTTGTGCCCGAGGCTATCTCAATGCAACAGAGTTGGCAGACTATCTTGCGTCCAAGGGACTTCCGTTCCGTCAGGCGCATCATGTCACTGGCAACGCTGTTGGCTATGCTGAGAAGCAGGGCAAAGGTTTGGAAGACTTGACGCTTGAAGAGCTTCGTGAGTTTTCTGAGCTTATTGAGGCTGATGTCTTTGAGGCTCTTGCCTATGAGACGGCAGTCGCTCGTCGCGAAACCAGCGGCGGCACAGGTCCGAATTCTGTCTCTCGTCAGATCTCTGATCTGCGGGAGTGGCTTGGGCAGTATGCGTAA
- a CDS encoding CdaR family protein, with protein sequence MRKNWSYRLLALILALGCWYLVTGQEKVERWIEMPIEIVNAPKDLAIHSGLQTHIKVRVRGSKPMLRGLDERNMAYPLDFSKIRAGMNSLTIERGRVPVPKAVEVIEIDPGRLSVQADPLITLELPVEPMWRGKLTSDFMLTEASAEPARVMIQGPERRVLALRKVSTQPLEEEIKMAKTVVQSVLVDVPEAMKATPARVTVRFVFEEKTKDVWVKLPVEARIVGQGMDPQSQVEVKPEMVQLHVEVPLSLLRKKDFKKEFAAFVDIDSPLSKGWNVIEYNTRLPAGCTLLKAVPQKIEIQVRKK encoded by the coding sequence ATGAGAAAGAACTGGTCCTATCGTCTTTTGGCTCTCATCCTTGCGCTTGGATGCTGGTATCTTGTCACGGGGCAGGAGAAGGTGGAGCGCTGGATCGAAATGCCTATTGAAATTGTCAATGCTCCCAAAGACCTAGCCATACATTCAGGACTCCAGACCCACATCAAGGTGCGGGTTCGAGGGTCCAAGCCCATGTTGCGGGGACTTGATGAACGCAACATGGCATATCCTCTTGATTTTTCGAAAATCAGAGCTGGGATGAACTCGCTGACAATTGAGCGAGGTCGAGTCCCGGTCCCCAAGGCTGTTGAGGTCATTGAAATTGATCCCGGCCGTCTTTCTGTTCAGGCTGATCCGCTGATAACGCTGGAGCTTCCTGTTGAGCCGATGTGGCGGGGCAAGCTGACGTCTGATTTTATGCTGACAGAGGCGTCCGCCGAGCCTGCCCGTGTGATGATTCAGGGGCCGGAGCGGCGAGTTTTGGCGCTACGAAAAGTCAGCACACAGCCACTTGAAGAAGAAATCAAGATGGCCAAGACTGTGGTGCAGAGCGTACTGGTTGATGTGCCGGAAGCAATGAAGGCCACTCCTGCGCGAGTCACAGTTCGCTTTGTTTTCGAAGAAAAAACAAAGGATGTCTGGGTCAAGCTTCCTGTTGAAGCTCGAATTGTTGGGCAGGGCATGGACCCTCAGTCTCAGGTGGAAGTGAAGCCAGAAATGGTGCAGCTCCATGTAGAGGTTCCTCTGAGCCTGCTTCGGAAAAAGGATTTCAAGAAAGAGTTCGCAGCCTTTGTTGATATTGACAGTCCGCTGTCAAAGGGCTGGAACGTGATTGAGTATAATACTCGTCTTCCTGCGGGATGTACGCTGCTGAAGGCTGTGCCGCAAAAGATCGAGATACAGGTTCGTAAAAAATAA
- the ybeY gene encoding rRNA maturation RNase YbeY: MTDFSQAEFGELPPELENMDPDFFASLGVPEAGEEVSFLPAGELVIETHCLLNPSLPLSQSELRPFVEAVRFALGMSEAEVQLSIVNDAEMAQHHEQFKSRIGPTNVLSFPDSDPERPQYIGEIILSADTLVREADLYGQPVLEHFARLLAHAFLHLAGYPHGEEMYSLTEQAVQAATGEGPAR; encoded by the coding sequence ATGACGGATTTTTCGCAGGCCGAATTCGGCGAGCTGCCTCCTGAGCTTGAGAACATGGACCCTGATTTTTTCGCCAGTCTTGGTGTTCCCGAAGCTGGTGAAGAGGTCTCTTTTCTCCCCGCAGGGGAGTTGGTTATTGAGACGCATTGTCTTTTGAACCCCTCCCTTCCGCTTTCTCAGAGTGAGTTACGTCCCTTTGTGGAGGCTGTTCGGTTTGCTCTTGGCATGTCAGAAGCAGAAGTGCAGCTTTCTATCGTCAACGATGCGGAGATGGCGCAGCATCACGAGCAGTTTAAATCCCGCATCGGTCCCACTAATGTGTTGTCGTTCCCGGATTCTGATCCAGAGCGCCCGCAGTATATTGGTGAGATTATTCTTTCTGCCGACACCCTTGTGCGAGAAGCTGACCTTTACGGGCAGCCCGTGCTTGAGCATTTTGCCCGGCTTCTCGCCCATGCCTTTTTACATCTCGCAGGCTATCCCCACGGCGAGGAAATGTATTCCCTCACTGAGCAGGCTGTGCAGGCTGCTACAGGGGAAGGCCCTGCTCGTTAG
- a CDS encoding argininosuccinate synthase, protein MSKDIKKVVLAYSGGLDTSVILAWIKEHYQCEVVTLTADLGQGEELDGIDEKALATGAVKAYVEDLQEEFARDFIFPMFRSGAIYEGRYLLGTSIARPLITKRLVEIAHAEGAQAVAHGATGKGNDQVRFELATTALDPSLKTIAPWREWDLKSRSDCLRFAKAHGIETPISHGKLYSCDRNLLHCSFEGGELEDPWNAPGDLAYAMCVSLEDAPNESETITIDFEKGDAVAIDGEKMTPGEIMIKLNELGGKHGIGRLDMVENRFVGMKSRGVYETPGGTILYAAHRDLEGITMDRELMSVRDGLIPRYAEMVYNGFWYSPEREAIQAFIDKSQEHVTGTVRLKLYKGHAIPTGRKSPFSLYRADLATFEEDDVYNQADAAGFIKLQGLRLRGFEK, encoded by the coding sequence ATGAGCAAGGATATCAAGAAAGTTGTTCTGGCCTACTCTGGTGGTCTGGACACATCGGTCATTCTGGCATGGATTAAAGAGCACTATCAGTGCGAAGTTGTGACACTGACAGCTGACCTTGGCCAGGGTGAAGAACTGGACGGCATTGATGAAAAGGCTTTGGCCACTGGTGCTGTAAAGGCATACGTTGAAGACCTGCAGGAAGAGTTCGCACGCGACTTCATTTTCCCCATGTTCCGATCCGGAGCAATTTATGAAGGTCGTTACCTGCTGGGTACCTCTATTGCCCGTCCGCTCATTACCAAGCGTCTGGTGGAGATTGCTCACGCAGAGGGTGCTCAGGCTGTTGCACATGGTGCAACTGGCAAGGGCAATGACCAGGTGCGTTTTGAGCTGGCAACAACGGCTCTTGATCCTAGCCTCAAGACCATTGCTCCCTGGCGCGAGTGGGACCTGAAGTCCCGTTCTGACTGCCTCAGATTTGCAAAGGCACACGGCATTGAAACGCCTATCAGCCACGGCAAGCTGTACAGCTGCGACCGTAACCTCCTGCATTGCAGCTTTGAGGGCGGCGAGCTGGAAGATCCGTGGAATGCTCCTGGCGATTTGGCCTACGCTATGTGCGTGTCTCTTGAAGATGCACCGAACGAGTCCGAAACCATCACTATCGACTTTGAAAAGGGTGATGCTGTTGCCATCGATGGCGAGAAGATGACTCCCGGCGAGATCATGATCAAGCTGAATGAGCTTGGTGGCAAGCACGGCATTGGCCGTCTGGACATGGTTGAGAACCGTTTCGTGGGCATGAAGTCCCGTGGCGTGTACGAGACCCCCGGCGGAACCATTCTGTACGCTGCACACCGTGATCTCGAAGGCATCACAATGGACCGCGAACTGATGTCCGTGCGTGATGGCCTGATTCCTCGCTACGCCGAGATGGTCTACAACGGTTTCTGGTACTCCCCAGAGCGTGAAGCCATTCAGGCATTCATTGACAAGTCTCAGGAACACGTCACTGGTACTGTGCGCCTGAAACTGTACAAGGGTCATGCTATTCCTACTGGCCGTAAGTCTCCGTTCTCTCTGTACCGGGCTGACCTTGCGACCTTTGAGGAAGATGATGTCTACAATCAGGCTGACGCAGCCGGTTTCATCAAGTTGCAGGGCCTGCGGCTGAGAGGCTTCGAAAAGTAG
- the cdaA gene encoding diadenylate cyclase CdaA, whose product MLEFGGLSISWIELVDISLVAVVFYQLILLIRGTRALSAFTGLIFIVLIFYFSGELGLSTLHWLLGKFLGPIFLVIVILFQQDIRNALSQFGAGRLWKRTSQEDQDFTSIIAAALAMAEKRIGALIVIEKHVPLGDLVERGVAVDARISKELLQTIFYPDTALHDGAVIVRGKRIMAAGCILPLAVGVKFKQHYGTRHRAALGITQESDAVALVVSEERGEISVAVGGRLTGALDEVRLKRVMRRIWSR is encoded by the coding sequence ATGCTCGAATTTGGCGGGCTGAGCATATCGTGGATTGAGCTTGTAGACATTTCGCTTGTTGCGGTTGTCTTTTATCAGCTTATCCTCCTTATTCGGGGGACACGAGCCTTGTCTGCCTTTACCGGGCTGATTTTTATCGTCCTCATTTTTTATTTCTCTGGAGAGCTGGGACTGAGCACACTGCACTGGTTGCTCGGAAAATTCCTCGGTCCCATCTTTCTTGTCATTGTTATCCTGTTTCAGCAGGATATTCGCAACGCTCTGTCCCAGTTTGGGGCAGGGCGTTTGTGGAAAAGAACATCCCAGGAAGACCAGGATTTTACATCCATTATAGCTGCTGCACTGGCTATGGCCGAAAAGCGGATTGGTGCTCTTATTGTCATAGAAAAGCACGTTCCACTTGGTGACCTTGTCGAGCGCGGAGTGGCTGTTGATGCGCGCATTTCGAAAGAACTCTTGCAGACCATATTTTATCCAGATACGGCCCTGCACGACGGCGCGGTGATTGTCCGTGGGAAACGCATTATGGCTGCTGGCTGTATTTTGCCGCTGGCGGTTGGCGTGAAGTTCAAACAGCATTATGGAACCCGGCACAGGGCTGCGTTAGGTATTACGCAGGAATCTGATGCTGTGGCTTTGGTTGTGTCTGAGGAGCGTGGAGAAATTTCTGTTGCTGTGGGTGGCCGTCTGACAGGCGCGCTGGATGAAGTCCGGCTGAAGCGCGTTATGCGGCGCATCTGGAGCAGGTAA
- the infA gene encoding translation initiation factor IF-1, whose protein sequence is MAKEEAIEVQGVVEEALPNATFRVKLENDHEVLAHISGKMRKFRIRVLPGDKVTVELSPYDLNRGRITFRPR, encoded by the coding sequence ATGGCTAAAGAAGAAGCTATTGAAGTACAGGGCGTTGTTGAAGAAGCCCTCCCTAATGCGACCTTCCGTGTGAAACTCGAGAACGATCACGAAGTGCTGGCTCACATCTCCGGCAAAATGCGTAAATTCCGCATCCGTGTTCTTCCCGGCGACAAAGTGACCGTGGAACTCTCCCCCTACGACCTGAATCGCGGCCGTATCACTTTCCGCCCCCGTTAA
- the argF gene encoding ornithine carbamoyltransferase: MSRHFLSILDLDREQAHALVRRAHEMKRTDCRTTLLSGKTVAMIFEKASTRTRVSFEVGIRHLGGSPLLMTPAESQLGRNEPLRDTARVLSRFCAGMVVRTFGQEKLDELSEWGSVPVVNALTDSYHPCQVMSDMLTMYENTPEFEGLKVAWVGDGNNMAHSFINAAVHFPFELALAVPEGFDPDPEILEKARSLGANITVTRDPREACRGAHYINTDVWASMGQEEEQKAREKAFAGFQVNDDLMALADPQAKFMHCLPAHRGEEVSESVLEGPQSIIFDQAENRLHMQKAILEWVFSE, from the coding sequence ATGTCTCGACATTTTTTGAGCATCCTCGATCTTGACAGAGAGCAGGCTCATGCACTGGTGCGACGAGCGCACGAGATGAAGCGGACGGATTGCCGGACGACGTTACTGTCTGGCAAGACGGTAGCGATGATTTTTGAGAAGGCATCGACCCGAACGCGAGTGAGCTTTGAAGTTGGCATTCGTCATCTCGGTGGCAGTCCGCTTTTGATGACGCCAGCTGAGTCTCAGCTTGGGCGTAACGAGCCACTGCGAGACACGGCGAGGGTTCTTTCCCGTTTTTGTGCTGGCATGGTTGTGCGCACATTTGGTCAGGAGAAGCTTGATGAGTTGTCGGAGTGGGGCAGTGTTCCGGTCGTGAACGCCCTGACAGACAGCTATCATCCCTGCCAGGTGATGAGTGACATGCTGACGATGTACGAAAACACTCCCGAGTTTGAAGGGCTGAAGGTTGCCTGGGTTGGTGATGGCAACAACATGGCGCATTCCTTTATTAATGCTGCTGTGCATTTCCCCTTTGAGCTTGCACTGGCTGTGCCTGAGGGTTTTGACCCTGATCCAGAGATTTTGGAGAAGGCGCGCAGTCTTGGTGCAAACATCACGGTCACCCGCGATCCTCGCGAAGCCTGTAGAGGCGCACATTACATCAACACGGATGTATGGGCCTCCATGGGGCAGGAAGAAGAGCAGAAGGCACGAGAGAAGGCTTTTGCTGGCTTCCAGGTGAACGATGATCTTATGGCGCTCGCAGACCCGCAGGCGAAGTTTATGCATTGCCTGCCTGCCCATCGTGGCGAAGAAGTCTCCGAGTCGGTGCTCGAGGGGCCGCAGTCAATTATTTTTGACCAGGCTGAAAACCGGCTGCACATGCAGAAGGCTATCCTCGAGTGGGTATTCAGTGAATAG
- a CDS encoding L17 family ribosomal protein: protein MSQKQAGIGRDFVRRYANYRPMIKQLLFQGTLNTSEEKAQEIQFVVNRLVSLAVDNSDPSRRQAYLYLNDNRALNLLFNQVGQCCTEENGSYLRVEPVGCPEGASCMSRLTLPGAGHPFGH from the coding sequence ATGAGTCAAAAACAAGCTGGCATTGGGCGCGATTTTGTACGTCGTTATGCGAACTATCGTCCTATGATTAAGCAGTTACTTTTTCAGGGTACGCTGAACACAAGCGAGGAAAAGGCTCAGGAAATTCAGTTTGTTGTGAACAGGCTGGTCTCATTGGCGGTAGACAATTCTGATCCATCTCGTCGTCAGGCATATTTATATTTGAATGACAACAGGGCTTTGAATTTACTGTTCAATCAAGTTGGGCAGTGCTGCACTGAGGAGAACGGAAGTTACCTGCGGGTGGAGCCTGTGGGGTGTCCTGAAGGTGCGTCGTGTATGTCTCGGCTGACTTTGCCGGGGGCGGGGCATCCGTTTGGTCATTAA
- the ftsH gene encoding ATP-dependent zinc metalloprotease FtsH, translating into MNNFAKNLFLWAAISLIMIVLFNLFNQPPAPQLKFSYSELLQRVDKGDVVDVKIQGQRITGTVVEGQRFVSFAPEDPGFVQRLLDKRVQVTAEPDEESPWYMTLFISWFPMLLLIGVWIFFMRQMQSGGGKAMSFGRSKAKMISQDQSKVTFEDVAGVDEAKEELSEVVEFLRNPKKFTRLGGRIPKGVLLVGPPGTGKTLLARAVAGEAGVPFFSISGSDFVEMFVGVGASRVRDLFVQGKKNAPCLIFIDEIDAVGRQRGAGLGGGHDEREQTLNQLLVEMDGFESNEGVILIAATNRPDVLDPALLRPGRFDRQVVVPTPDLRGRARILSVHARRTPLGKDVDVMTLAKGTPGFSGADLENLVNEAALQAAKLDRDQVLMEDFETAKDKVLMGKERRSVIMSEEEKKTTAYHEAGHALVAILTEGTDPVHKVSIIPRGMALGVTQQLPVDDRRNYSLKFLEGTLAVMLGGRMAEEIIFSQRTTGASNDIERATDMARKMVTQWGMSEALGPLAYAEKDGSVFLGREMASHKHMSEETARLIDGEIRRIIDEANERARKVLNDNLDLLHKVSEALLERETISGDDIHRIMRGEELPPVENGQNGKAAPSAAPVVAEEASTTPETETTAPAADEEKKPGLFKQAMNDELPLKDAQQEEEFKLEPHVEDSAEESKDASSKASGKEEKEN; encoded by the coding sequence TTGAACAACTTCGCCAAGAACCTCTTTTTATGGGCGGCGATCTCGCTGATCATGATCGTCCTGTTTAATTTGTTTAACCAGCCTCCTGCTCCGCAGCTGAAGTTCAGCTATTCTGAGCTGTTGCAGCGCGTGGATAAGGGCGATGTGGTCGATGTTAAAATCCAGGGCCAGCGCATTACCGGTACTGTTGTTGAGGGGCAGCGTTTTGTCTCCTTTGCACCAGAGGATCCGGGCTTTGTGCAGCGTCTTTTGGACAAGCGGGTTCAGGTTACCGCCGAACCAGATGAAGAGTCGCCATGGTATATGACGCTCTTTATTTCGTGGTTCCCCATGCTGCTGCTCATTGGCGTTTGGATTTTCTTTATGCGCCAAATGCAGTCGGGTGGTGGCAAGGCCATGAGTTTTGGACGGTCCAAGGCGAAAATGATTTCGCAGGATCAGTCAAAAGTTACGTTTGAAGACGTCGCGGGTGTTGATGAAGCCAAGGAAGAACTTTCCGAGGTGGTTGAATTCCTGCGTAACCCCAAAAAGTTTACTCGTCTTGGTGGCCGCATTCCCAAGGGCGTGCTGCTCGTAGGCCCTCCCGGAACTGGTAAAACCCTGCTGGCACGTGCTGTTGCTGGTGAGGCTGGAGTCCCGTTCTTCTCCATTTCCGGTTCTGACTTTGTTGAAATGTTTGTCGGTGTGGGTGCATCCCGTGTTCGTGACCTGTTTGTTCAGGGCAAGAAAAATGCTCCCTGTCTGATTTTTATTGACGAAATTGATGCTGTTGGTCGTCAGCGTGGTGCTGGTCTTGGTGGTGGTCACGATGAACGTGAGCAGACCCTGAACCAGTTGCTGGTCGAGATGGACGGTTTTGAGTCCAATGAGGGCGTTATCCTCATTGCCGCAACCAACCGCCCAGATGTTCTTGACCCGGCCCTGCTGCGTCCCGGCCGTTTTGACCGTCAGGTTGTTGTGCCGACTCCGGACCTGCGTGGTCGTGCCCGCATTCTGAGCGTGCATGCCCGCCGCACTCCGCTTGGCAAGGATGTTGACGTGATGACCCTTGCAAAGGGAACTCCCGGCTTCTCCGGTGCTGATCTTGAAAACCTTGTGAACGAGGCAGCTCTTCAGGCTGCCAAGCTGGACAGGGATCAGGTCCTCATGGAGGACTTCGAGACAGCCAAGGACAAGGTCCTGATGGGTAAAGAACGTCGTAGCGTCATTATGTCCGAGGAAGAAAAGAAAACCACTGCATACCACGAAGCTGGTCATGCTCTGGTTGCTATCCTGACCGAGGGCACAGACCCGGTTCACAAGGTATCAATCATTCCTCGTGGTATGGCTCTGGGTGTGACCCAGCAGCTTCCGGTTGATGACCGTCGAAATTATAGCCTGAAATTCCTCGAAGGAACTTTGGCAGTGATGCTTGGTGGTCGTATGGCTGAAGAAATTATTTTCTCTCAGCGCACGACTGGCGCCAGCAATGACATTGAGCGTGCTACAGACATGGCTCGGAAAATGGTGACACAGTGGGGCATGAGCGAGGCTCTTGGACCGCTGGCCTACGCTGAAAAGGATGGCTCTGTCTTCCTCGGTCGCGAAATGGCAAGCCATAAGCACATGAGCGAAGAGACAGCTCGTCTGATTGATGGTGAGATTCGCCGAATCATTGACGAAGCCAATGAGCGCGCTCGTAAGGTGCTTAATGATAATCTGGACCTGCTGCACAAGGTTTCTGAGGCCTTGCTGGAGCGTGAAACCATCTCTGGTGACGACATCCACCGCATTATGCGTGGTGAGGAACTCCCTCCTGTCGAAAATGGCCAGAATGGAAAAGCTGCTCCGAGTGCTGCGCCTGTTGTTGCCGAAGAGGCTTCGACGACACCTGAAACCGAGACAACTGCACCTGCTGCTGATGAAGAGAAGAAGCCCGGCCTGTTTAAGCAGGCAATGAACGATGAGCTTCCTCTGAAAGATGCACAGCAGGAAGAGGAGTTTAAACTGGAACCGCATGTTGAGGATTCTGCTGAGGAGTCCAAGGATGCGTCGTCAAAGGCTTCTGGTAAGGAAGAAAAGGAAAATTAA
- the folP gene encoding dihydropteroate synthase translates to MHGNVHWNVSGGRVLGPAPFFVVGIVNVTPDSFYDGGTHPTAETAVAHGVKLIDDGAQVLDIGGESTRPSAEHVGTGEELRRVVPVVRELARYVRENEKDAAISVDTYKAATAAAALEAGAVVVNDISGCRYDPELMDVLAQYKPGYVLMHCQGIPGSMQNNPSYVDVVDEVIDFFDQRLRVLTRAGVPEENIVLDPGIGFGKNLEHNLEILRNIEAFGRFGLPIYMGLSNKSLWGDLLGLELDQRANATQVATALLSARGVQIHRVHEVGLTVQSLKIVKALDRKASSNF, encoded by the coding sequence ATGCATGGTAACGTTCACTGGAACGTTTCGGGGGGGAGGGTGCTCGGCCCCGCCCCCTTTTTTGTCGTAGGTATTGTCAACGTCACTCCTGACTCGTTTTATGACGGCGGAACGCATCCGACGGCAGAAACGGCAGTTGCACATGGTGTGAAGCTTATTGACGACGGTGCGCAGGTTCTTGATATTGGTGGCGAGTCCACCCGCCCGTCGGCCGAGCACGTGGGAACTGGCGAAGAACTGCGCCGGGTTGTTCCTGTTGTGCGAGAGCTTGCCCGTTATGTTCGCGAGAACGAGAAAGACGCGGCAATCTCTGTTGATACCTACAAGGCTGCAACCGCTGCTGCGGCTCTGGAAGCCGGTGCTGTCGTTGTGAACGACATCTCTGGCTGCCGTTATGACCCTGAGCTGATGGACGTGCTGGCCCAGTACAAACCGGGCTACGTGCTGATGCATTGTCAGGGCATTCCCGGAAGCATGCAGAACAATCCCTCCTACGTTGATGTTGTGGATGAGGTGATTGACTTTTTTGACCAGCGCTTGCGTGTTCTGACCCGTGCGGGTGTTCCGGAAGAAAACATCGTGTTGGATCCGGGCATTGGTTTTGGCAAGAACCTTGAACACAATCTCGAAATTTTGCGGAACATCGAAGCATTTGGCCGCTTTGGTCTGCCCATTTACATGGGGCTGTCCAATAAGTCTTTGTGGGGCGACCTGCTGGGGCTGGAGCTGGATCAGCGTGCGAATGCAACGCAGGTGGCAACGGCGCTCCTGAGTGCTCGAGGAGTGCAAATTCATCGTGTTCATGAAGTCGGTCTTACGGTACAATCGTTGAAGATCGTTAAGGCACTGGATCGCAAAGCGTCATCCAATTTTTAG